A single genomic interval of Saccharothrix saharensis harbors:
- a CDS encoding GntR family transcriptional regulator, with translation MALDPDDPRPPYMQVANALRAAILTKVFKAGDKLPSRAELAKKYDVAPMTVQNALRELRDEGLIVSRQGSGVFVRERTERPVGLRPHIEQAFESDRVTIDFSGFSGETLHGILQEPLDKIRIGRLTPEAIHVRILVPDPTVPWSVPCTVEDQADNPAFREHAAEIMRRHTLAIVDNITELGALGLVKDATAEVRVHRTAPLFKLFLINNDEAFFGFYPVREHVLSLDGQPQAIYDLMSKDAILFHHSTTDDDTSTGSQYVAQARTWFDSLWDSIAAEYKR, from the coding sequence ATGGCGCTGGACCCGGACGACCCACGACCGCCGTACATGCAGGTGGCGAACGCCCTCCGAGCCGCGATCCTGACCAAGGTCTTCAAGGCCGGAGACAAGCTGCCGTCACGCGCCGAACTGGCGAAGAAGTACGACGTCGCACCGATGACCGTGCAAAACGCCCTGCGCGAGCTGCGAGACGAAGGCTTGATCGTCTCCCGACAGGGCAGCGGCGTCTTCGTCCGCGAGCGCACCGAGCGCCCGGTGGGTCTGCGCCCTCACATCGAACAAGCCTTCGAGTCCGACCGCGTCACCATCGACTTCTCAGGCTTCTCCGGCGAAACCCTCCACGGCATCCTTCAAGAGCCATTGGACAAGATCCGCATCGGCCGCCTGACCCCCGAGGCGATCCACGTGCGCATCCTGGTCCCGGACCCCACCGTCCCGTGGTCGGTCCCCTGCACGGTCGAGGACCAGGCCGACAACCCAGCCTTCCGCGAACACGCCGCCGAGATCATGCGCCGCCACACCCTGGCCATCGTGGACAACATCACCGAGTTGGGCGCACTCGGCCTGGTCAAGGACGCCACCGCAGAAGTCCGCGTCCACCGAACCGCCCCACTGTTCAAGCTCTTCCTGATCAACAACGACGAAGCCTTCTTCGGCTTCTATCCCGTCCGCGAACACGTCCTATCCCTAGACGGCCAACCCCAAGCCATCTACGACCTCATGAGCAAAGACGCCATCCTCTTCCACCACAGCACCACCGACGACGACACCAGCACCGGCAGTCAATACGTCGCGCAAGCTCGCACATGGTTTGACAGTCTTTGGGACTCTATTGCTGCGGAGTACAAGCGATGA
- a CDS encoding WD40 repeat domain-containing protein: MEPQNPALPFPEITTREAFGQALQALNTTGWTYRDLMDKCRASGAGLDHRTIGTWFTGSNLPSRKLWDDFRILLGHLGVYDEQAERWIATARKVSKARNSGDVVPYRGLDSYGTQDAPYFFGRDTLVRSVLSNLRELHETGGGALLVVGSSGAGKTSLLQAGVRPALAAGDIEGSAEWSVLSFAATPAPLTGLARTLADRSDQSPEDVAADLRANPNRAAYHLDRIHPLTPAPVPRGRGVLVIVDQVEQALIADREQPTRELTGFLTALEAITAGPGGAIVVLGLRADQYGAAQDNLRLQALTRGRQVSVTPMDDHELRAVIAEPAVRNGVVPEAGFVELVMREVTARTDRTGHHTVLLPQLSHALRTTWLAGGGSRMTVQDYRDAGGLDRAITDTAESVFTRLNEVQRSIARKLFCRLVLLHPAAADTRRQARLGELSDEGHDADLYEVLYRFASPGLLTVEAETVEITHESLIFTWKRLRRWLDTDRAGRLLAQRLAEDAAEWEDHGRDPDRLYQGTRLHSAREWVDEHPDESSRPVQAFLQAGVHRSRRRTRRLQQVIGLLTVLLLAVAGLAGVVVAQERAASRERDEAVSRMIASRTVNLRGVDVSLSRQLALAAYRISPTVEARSALIDATALRPAIRMRVDGDTKTMYAVAHHPTAPVVAVGLNDSLLLWSVEDPGHPSPLPPPPSATCARINALAFHPDGDLLVAGCRDQRLLIWDTTATPPVAVPAPDGLGGNVRSVAFNTDGTLLAAAISETTADQRSRGTIRLWRVTADTLTPLGEALTVDQAPAKSVAFHPDGHHLAVGTASGAVQIWDIRDPARPTDPVTATGPTKEIGQLAFSSDGHHLAASGADARVHLWDSTDPRNVVAAGDPIDGAESWTNAVAFSPDSTKFAVASSDASVGARVYDTTTRALLATMPHPSAVTSVKFTPDGRDILTGANDGVTRLWPVDAPALPPTSYLVSSTRFSPDSRILAVGSADLRLYDLADPQRPRLLGPAITNTDGFAGALAFSPDSRVLAESHGRSGTVQLHDLTDPAQPKTLGPPLVAHQGQVEHLSFNPAGTVMATGGRDGAVHLWNISRPEAPTRLSTPGTFGGYVHWTAFSHDGTMLVAGSSDRTLRIWDITHPDAPRQLGTPPPANHYVYSTVFSPDGTILAVSLGDSTVHLYDMTDPTHPARIGTPLTGPIDYAYSVAFTDDGTTLAGAYNDGTIWIWDIRDRTTPLHLATLTLPAKQVFTIQFRPGHTTLAAGGGDKIPRVWTTDIDQAAAQVCRSTGTPITPEEWARYVPDHDYQPPCD; the protein is encoded by the coding sequence GTGGAGCCGCAGAACCCCGCGTTACCCTTCCCCGAGATCACCACCCGCGAGGCATTCGGCCAAGCCTTGCAAGCGCTGAACACGACCGGCTGGACCTACCGCGACCTGATGGACAAGTGCCGAGCCTCGGGAGCGGGACTCGATCACCGGACCATCGGTACCTGGTTCACCGGCAGCAACCTTCCCTCCCGCAAGCTGTGGGACGATTTCCGCATCCTGCTCGGCCATCTGGGGGTCTATGACGAGCAGGCCGAGCGGTGGATCGCCACGGCACGAAAGGTGAGCAAGGCCCGCAACTCCGGCGACGTCGTGCCCTACCGGGGCCTGGACAGCTACGGTACCCAGGACGCGCCGTACTTCTTCGGCCGCGACACCCTGGTGCGCTCCGTGCTGTCCAACCTGCGGGAGCTGCACGAAACCGGCGGCGGTGCACTGCTGGTCGTGGGCTCCTCCGGGGCGGGCAAGACCTCCCTGCTGCAAGCCGGGGTGCGGCCCGCCCTGGCCGCAGGGGACATCGAGGGCAGCGCCGAGTGGTCGGTGTTGTCGTTCGCGGCCACACCGGCCCCGCTGACCGGACTGGCCCGGACGCTCGCCGACCGGTCCGACCAGTCACCCGAGGACGTCGCCGCCGACCTGCGTGCCAACCCGAACCGCGCCGCGTACCACCTCGACCGCATTCACCCGCTCACCCCCGCGCCCGTACCTCGTGGACGCGGTGTGCTGGTGATCGTCGATCAGGTCGAACAGGCGCTCATCGCCGACCGAGAGCAGCCCACCAGGGAACTGACCGGCTTTCTTACGGCACTGGAGGCCATCACCGCCGGGCCCGGCGGCGCGATCGTGGTGCTCGGACTGCGTGCCGATCAGTACGGGGCGGCCCAGGACAACCTGCGGCTGCAGGCGTTGACCCGCGGGCGGCAGGTCTCGGTCACGCCGATGGACGACCACGAGCTGAGAGCGGTCATCGCGGAGCCCGCTGTCAGAAACGGCGTCGTCCCCGAAGCGGGGTTCGTGGAACTGGTGATGCGCGAGGTCACCGCCCGCACAGACCGCACCGGCCACCACACGGTGCTGCTGCCCCAGCTGTCGCACGCGCTGCGCACGACCTGGCTGGCCGGCGGCGGCAGCCGCATGACCGTACAGGACTACCGCGACGCCGGCGGCCTGGACCGCGCGATCACCGACACGGCGGAATCGGTGTTCACCAGGCTGAACGAGGTGCAGCGCTCGATCGCGCGCAAGCTGTTCTGCCGACTGGTGCTGCTGCACCCGGCCGCCGCCGACACCCGAAGACAGGCGAGACTGGGCGAGTTGTCCGACGAGGGCCATGACGCCGACCTCTACGAGGTCCTCTACCGCTTTGCCAGCCCCGGCCTGCTCACCGTCGAGGCCGAGACCGTCGAGATCACCCACGAGTCGCTGATCTTCACCTGGAAGCGGCTGCGTCGGTGGCTCGACACCGACCGGGCCGGACGCCTGCTGGCCCAGCGGCTGGCCGAGGACGCCGCAGAATGGGAAGACCACGGCCGCGATCCCGATCGTCTCTACCAGGGCACCCGCCTGCACAGCGCACGCGAATGGGTGGACGAGCACCCCGACGAATCATCCAGACCCGTTCAAGCGTTCCTGCAGGCTGGCGTGCACCGCTCCCGCAGACGCACTCGCCGCCTCCAGCAGGTCATCGGCCTGCTCACCGTGCTGCTGCTCGCCGTGGCCGGCCTGGCCGGCGTGGTCGTCGCCCAGGAACGCGCCGCCTCCCGTGAACGCGACGAAGCCGTCTCCCGGATGATCGCAAGCCGGACCGTCAACCTGCGCGGCGTGGACGTCTCCCTGTCCAGGCAACTGGCCCTGGCCGCCTATCGGATCTCCCCCACCGTCGAGGCCCGCTCCGCGCTGATCGACGCCACCGCCCTGCGCCCGGCCATCCGGATGCGGGTCGACGGCGACACCAAGACCATGTACGCCGTCGCCCACCACCCGACGGCACCGGTCGTCGCAGTCGGCCTGAACGACAGCCTGCTGCTGTGGTCGGTCGAGGACCCCGGCCATCCCTCACCACTGCCCCCACCCCCGTCCGCGACCTGCGCCCGCATCAACGCCCTGGCCTTCCACCCCGACGGCGATCTGCTCGTCGCCGGCTGCCGCGACCAGCGCCTGCTGATCTGGGACACCACCGCCACGCCGCCCGTCGCCGTGCCCGCACCCGACGGGCTGGGCGGCAACGTCCGCAGCGTCGCGTTCAACACCGACGGCACACTGCTGGCCGCCGCGATCAGCGAAACCACCGCCGACCAGCGGAGTCGCGGCACGATAAGACTGTGGCGCGTCACCGCCGACACCCTCACCCCCCTCGGCGAGGCCCTCACCGTCGACCAGGCACCGGCCAAATCCGTGGCCTTCCACCCCGACGGGCACCACCTCGCCGTCGGCACCGCGAGCGGCGCCGTGCAGATCTGGGACATCCGTGACCCCGCCCGACCGACCGACCCGGTGACCGCCACCGGCCCCACCAAGGAGATCGGCCAGCTAGCCTTCAGCTCCGACGGCCACCACCTGGCCGCAAGCGGCGCCGACGCCCGCGTCCACCTGTGGGACAGCACCGATCCACGCAACGTCGTTGCCGCGGGCGACCCCATCGACGGCGCTGAATCGTGGACCAACGCCGTGGCCTTCAGCCCCGACAGCACCAAGTTCGCCGTGGCCAGCTCCGACGCCAGCGTCGGCGCCCGGGTCTACGACACCACTACACGCGCACTGCTGGCAACCATGCCGCACCCCTCCGCGGTCACCTCGGTCAAGTTCACCCCCGACGGCCGCGACATTCTCACCGGCGCCAACGACGGCGTCACCCGGCTGTGGCCCGTCGACGCGCCCGCTCTGCCCCCGACCTCCTACCTCGTCAGCTCCACCCGCTTCAGCCCCGACAGCCGCATCCTCGCCGTGGGCAGCGCCGACCTGCGCCTATACGACCTCGCGGATCCCCAACGACCACGACTGCTCGGGCCCGCGATCACCAACACCGACGGCTTCGCCGGCGCACTCGCGTTCAGCCCCGACAGCCGCGTCCTGGCCGAAAGCCACGGCAGATCCGGCACCGTCCAACTCCACGACCTCACCGACCCCGCCCAACCCAAAACCCTGGGGCCGCCGCTGGTCGCACACCAAGGCCAAGTCGAACACCTGTCGTTCAACCCCGCCGGCACCGTCATGGCCACCGGAGGACGCGACGGCGCGGTGCACCTGTGGAACATCAGCCGACCCGAGGCCCCGACCCGCCTGTCCACCCCCGGCACCTTCGGTGGCTACGTCCACTGGACCGCCTTCAGCCACGACGGCACCATGCTGGTCGCCGGCAGCTCGGACCGCACCCTGCGCATCTGGGACATCACCCACCCCGACGCACCCCGGCAACTGGGCACACCGCCGCCCGCCAACCACTACGTCTACTCCACCGTCTTCAGCCCCGACGGCACGATCCTGGCCGTCAGCCTCGGCGACAGCACGGTGCACCTCTACGACATGACTGACCCCACCCACCCCGCCCGGATCGGGACACCGCTGACCGGCCCGATCGACTACGCCTACTCCGTGGCCTTCACCGACGACGGCACCACCCTCGCCGGCGCCTACAACGACGGCACCATCTGGATCTGGGACATCCGTGACCGCACCACGCCCCTACACCTGGCCACACTGACCCTGCCCGCCAAACAGGTCTTCACCATCCAGTTCCGACCCGGTCACACCACACTGGCCGCAGGCGGCGGCGACAAGATCCCCCGGGTCTGGACCACCGACATCGACCAGGCCGCGGCACAGGTCTGCCGGAGCACCGGCACCCCCATCACCCCCGAGGAGTGGGCACGCTACGTGCCAGACCACGACTACCAGCCACCCTGCGACTGA
- the mobC gene encoding plasmid mobilization relaxosome protein MobC, with protein sequence MATPARSPAPARIGHGGHLAPIPGGRRRQLLLRFTAAELAEVTGRAAVYGVAPAAFAHITARFFEPTARALRRLRPPMSRQDAVALAADLVPLRRTLSGIGANLNQLARAANASDQGQRGAAHGRGRVPGTRALTDRGPAGPARP encoded by the coding sequence ATGGCGACACCTGCGCGTTCACCGGCCCCAGCCCGCATCGGCCACGGCGGGCACTTAGCACCCATTCCCGGTGGACGTCGACGGCAACTGCTGCTGCGGTTCACCGCCGCTGAGCTAGCCGAGGTGACAGGCCGCGCCGCCGTCTACGGGGTGGCTCCGGCGGCGTTCGCGCACATCACCGCAAGGTTCTTCGAGCCCACCGCCCGCGCGCTGCGGCGGCTGCGCCCGCCGATGAGTCGGCAGGACGCGGTCGCCTTGGCGGCGGACCTGGTACCGCTGCGCCGGACGCTGTCGGGGATCGGCGCCAACCTCAACCAGCTCGCCCGCGCCGCCAACGCCAGCGACCAGGGTCAGCGCGGTGCAGCTCACGGCCGCGGTCGAGTACCTGGCACACGTGCTCTCACGGATCGAGGACCGGCTGGACCGGCTCGACCCTAA
- a CDS encoding HAD family hydrolase, with the protein MFRAREVEAVDTAVPTGRAHELIIEWHRSGRIVGIVSNNSAAAVRKYQKLHRLESAVQVVAARTSSDPNFLKPSAHLVRRGVGEAGVDSARSTLIGDSPADIQAAQRAGVTAIGYVNKPVNLKILSDLHSNALMRSVSILRRL; encoded by the coding sequence TTGTTCAGGGCTCGTGAAGTCGAAGCTGTCGATACCGCTGTTCCAACGGGTAGGGCGCACGAGTTGATCATCGAGTGGCACCGGAGTGGTAGGATTGTTGGAATAGTTAGCAACAATTCCGCAGCGGCTGTCAGGAAATATCAGAAGCTCCACAGATTGGAGAGCGCCGTCCAGGTGGTGGCCGCTCGCACCTCGTCTGATCCCAATTTCCTTAAGCCTTCAGCCCATCTCGTTCGCCGTGGAGTTGGCGAAGCGGGCGTCGACTCTGCTCGGAGTACGCTGATAGGCGATTCGCCAGCGGACATTCAAGCCGCTCAACGTGCGGGTGTCACGGCCATCGGCTATGTGAATAAGCCGGTAAATCTGAAGATCCTGAGTGACCTTCATTCGAATGCACTAATGCGATCTGTGTCCATCCTTCGGAGACTTTGA
- a CDS encoding ATP-binding protein, whose product MTGARNPDLEIAEDRADHYLGLPGAHIVATDALLTVRDNLADVLAAEAMMYVHGDAGLGKTLSVNASLRELADGTVCRVQFRARPTPRDIRHELFRALGIGGEPPSEQIEFDAVLKDVLGQRFRVLVCDEARWLSRECLEYWRHLWHDRATDIAIVFVGGDCYQVLRREPMLSSRVYVWQEFRRMPREQVLRVIPAYHSIWRAPMRR is encoded by the coding sequence GTGACCGGAGCACGCAACCCCGACCTGGAGATCGCCGAGGACCGCGCCGACCACTACCTGGGTCTGCCCGGCGCGCACATCGTGGCCACCGACGCGTTGCTGACGGTGCGCGACAACCTGGCCGACGTGCTGGCGGCAGAGGCGATGATGTACGTGCACGGCGACGCAGGGCTGGGCAAGACGTTGTCGGTGAACGCCTCGTTGCGCGAGCTGGCGGACGGGACGGTGTGCCGGGTGCAGTTCCGGGCCCGGCCCACGCCGCGCGACATCCGTCACGAGCTGTTCCGGGCGCTGGGGATCGGTGGGGAGCCGCCGAGCGAGCAGATCGAGTTCGACGCGGTGCTCAAGGACGTGTTGGGGCAGCGGTTCCGGGTGCTGGTGTGCGACGAAGCGCGGTGGCTGTCGCGGGAGTGCCTCGAGTACTGGCGGCACCTGTGGCACGACCGGGCCACCGACATCGCGATCGTGTTCGTCGGCGGCGACTGCTACCAGGTGCTGCGCCGCGAGCCGATGCTGTCCAGCCGGGTGTACGTGTGGCAGGAGTTCCGGCGGATGCCGCGCGAGCAGGTGCTGCGGGTGATCCCGGCCTACCACTCGATCTGGCGGGCGCCGATGCGGAGGTGA